One genomic window of Anaerofustis stercorihominis DSM 17244 includes the following:
- a CDS encoding RHS repeat-associated core domain-containing protein: MAYKYDEFGSTELVGNTTIENEVCYTGQVYDKETGDYYYNARYYNPEDGRFVTVDTYRGELEEPLRLHLYA; encoded by the coding sequence TTGGCTTATAAGTATGATGAATTTGGCAGTACAGAGTTAGTCGGTAACACTACGATTGAAAATGAAGTATGTTACACAGGACAGGTTTATGATAAGGAAACCGGAGATTATTATTATAATGCAAGGTATTATAACCCTGAAGACGGTAGGTTTGTGACCGTGGATACTTATAGAGGAGAGTTGGAAGAGCCGTTACGTTTACACCTATATGCTTAA
- a CDS encoding RHS repeat-associated core domain-containing protein, with amino-acid sequence MTSAPKLAVRDYHYDGGNLLYTTDSQMNDIKVSENILNIDGNVISSARLNNNQVKYYSYNKDTRNSTSTLVGDDNVGIVAYKYDEFGETEKLGNATFENEICYTGQVYDKETGDYYYNARYYSPEDGRFVTVDTYRGELEEPLSLHLYAYCANNPINFTDPSGHFAISVGIPATGIVISLKGFVTSVVIGGSIAVGKKVYDSFKYNRGNKYKVKLEIDKPKGINGKTGFAAMAEHWKNIKGSTKTKLKKFLPRKYHYRRYHLHARITKNGKTIKRILII; translated from the coding sequence ATGACCTCGGCTCCTAAGCTTGCGGTAAGGGATTATCATTATGACGGAGGAAACCTTTTATACACCACAGACAGCCAAATGAATGATATAAAAGTGAGCGAGAATATACTTAATATCGACGGAAATGTGATTTCAAGCGCAAGATTAAATAATAACCAAGTTAAGTATTATTCATATAACAAGGATACGCGAAATTCAACTTCCACTTTGGTAGGGGATGATAATGTTGGTATAGTGGCTTATAAATATGATGAGTTCGGAGAAACCGAAAAACTTGGAAATGCAACCTTTGAAAATGAAATATGTTACACAGGACAGGTGTACGATAAAGAGACGGGAGATTACTACTATAATGCAAGGTACTACAGTCCTGAAGACGGAAGGTTCGTGACAGTAGATACCTATAGAGGAGAGTTGGAAGAACCATTAAGTCTACACCTATATGCTTACTGTGCCAATAATCCTATCAACTTTACGGATCCTAGTGGGCATTTTGCAATCTCAGTAGGTATACCCGCGACAGGAATTGTTATTAGTTTAAAAGGATTTGTAACTTCTGTTGTTATAGGGGGTAGCATAGCTGTTGGCAAGAAAGTATATGATAGCTTTAAGTACAATCGAGGAAATAAGTATAAAGTAAAGCTGGAAATAGATAAACCTAAAGGTATTAATGGTAAAACTGGCTTTGCCGCAATGGCAGAGCATTGGAAGAACATAAAAGGGTCAACAAAAACTAAACTTAAAAAATTTTTACCTAGAAAATATCATTATAGAAGATATCATTTACATGCTCGAATTACCAAAAATGGTAAAACAATAAAAAGAATACTAATAATATAG